The following proteins come from a genomic window of Triticum aestivum cultivar Chinese Spring chromosome 6A, IWGSC CS RefSeq v2.1, whole genome shotgun sequence:
- the LOC123127515 gene encoding NAP1-related protein 2 produces MTAPADKGKKAKTDTDVGEENEQIDGALVLSIERLQEIQDELEKVNEEASDKVLEVEQKYSEIRRPVYLRRCDIIKTIPDFWLTAFLSHPLLSELLTEEDQKMFKYLESVDVDDSKDVKSGYSITLNFSENPYFEDRKLTKSYAFADDGTTTINATSIKWKEGMEINGNAIKKKGSKRPLVEESFFTWFTDTEHKSLADGVQDEVAEIIKEDLWPNPLKYFNNEVEEFEGDDEDEEGSDGEDAEEDEDEEN; encoded by the exons ATGACGGCGCCGGCGGACAAGGGGAAGAAGGCCAAGACCGACACCGAcgtcggcgaggagaacgagcagATCGACGGTGccctcgtcctctccatcgagagGCTCCAGGAGATCCAGGACGAGCTCGAGAAG gttaatgaagaagcaagtgATAAGGTTTTGGAGGTTGAGCAGAAGTACAGTGAGATTCGCAGACCTGTCTATCTTCGGAGGTGTGACATCATCAAAACAATTCCAGACTTTTGGCTGACAGCG TTTCTAAGTCATCCTCTTCTCAGTGAGCTTTTGACTGAAGAGGATCAAAAG ATGTTCAAGTACTTGGAATCTGTTGATGTTGATGATTCTAAAGATGTCAAGTCAGGCTACTCCATCACTCTT AACTTCTCTGAGAATCCGTACTTTGAAGACAGAAAGCTTACCAAGTCATATGCCTTTGCTGATGATGGAACAACCACAATAAATGCCACTTCCATTAAGTGGAAGGAGGGAATG GAAATTAATGGGAATGCCATTAAGAAGAAAGGAAGCAAGCGCCCATTGGTTGAAGAAAG TTTCTTCACCTGGTTCACTGATACAGAGCACAAGAGCCTTGCTGACGGGGTGCAAGATGAG GTGGCAGAGATCATCAAAGAAGAtttgtggccgaacccattgaaaTATTTCAACAAT GAGGTTGAAGAGTTTGAAGGAGATGACGAGGATGAAGAG GGATCTGATGGGGAGGATGCtgaggaggatgaggacgaggagaaCTGA